ATATGCGCTCTCCCTAGCAGCGTTAGCCGCACTCTGGCCTGCGCTCAGGTTACTCAAAAGAAACCTAGGCGATTACATGCTTTCAAAATCAATAAACCTGTTTGTTATTGGTTGGATATTAGCCCCGCTGATAATTCCATTGCTCATATCTGCATTATCATACGTTACAATCGTGATTAGAATGGCGCATAAGCTTAAAGGTTCGATAAAAAATTATGTGTCGACAAGTTAAATATAGGGTTGTATCCTTCGCCTCCCGATCGATTTGATCATAGTGAAGCATATGGGTAGGTTACTAGGCAGATGTGATTGAATGGTGCCGGGGGCGGGATTTGAGCCCGCGACCTCTGGACATCGTTGGGCGCTTGCCCCTATGTTCTCCAGATTATGAGTCTGGCGCCCATTCCAGGCTAGGCTACCCCGGCAGATTTTTCTGAATTAAGTATGATCTTACCACTTGCTTATTTACGTTTTCTGAAATCTGCGGTCCCAATCTTGTACCGTTTTTACCATTCAATGTTTAGGTGCTCCGCCAGCTTTGTCTTCAGGATATTTATAAGTTCGGGGTCGTTCCTTTGGTAAATGTCTGGTATGCCCAGAACAACGATTTTTCTGTCCGCCGCTGGATTCATGCTTAGGATTATCTCTCTATGGTGTTCCTCCATCACGAAGATTTGGTCGGCCCATTCTATTAGATCCTTTGAGATCCTGTTTCTTGCGTAGATCCATGTGCCAGCAGACTTAACCTCAAAGCCTTCCTTCCCTTTCAGGAGCCTCTCGGCGGTTGGGCTTCTATCCATGTTTCCTGTGCAGACGAAAAGTATCCTCTTCACCATCTCTACTACCAAACTAGGATAAGTATTGGCGGTTTGGAAAAGCCTTGTGTTAAGCTGGCATGTTGTCTAAAACACGAGGGTTATATCTGGCTTTTTTATGATTTTTGAGGGCCGCCTTTACGTGGATTTTCGTGTCTCCTGGCTGCAGGCTGATGGATACTTTTATTATGCCGTATGCGTGAATCTTGTTTGTGGATTTTCAAGAAATTTTGCATTATTATTCTAAGCCGATTGTGAGGGATGAGATTTCCGCGTTTTGCAA
This region of Candidatus Bathyarchaeota archaeon genomic DNA includes:
- a CDS encoding phosphotyrosine protein phosphatase, with translation MVKRILFVCTGNMDRSPTAERLLKGKEGFEVKSAGTWIYARNRISKDLIEWADQIFVMEEHHREIILSMNPAADRKIVVLGIPDIYQRNDPELINILKTKLAEHLNIEW